One segment of Pelecanus crispus isolate bPelCri1 chromosome 2, bPelCri1.pri, whole genome shotgun sequence DNA contains the following:
- the NSUN6 gene encoding tRNA (cytosine(72)-C(5))-methyltransferase NSUN6 isoform X4 has translation MKAGDLVSVYSDIEGKCKKGAKEFEGVKVFLGNGISKLSRSEIFSSSGPLNGMGIRMIEPVYLSPSFDNVLPSHLFLQNLPSVVVSHILNPQPGERILDMCAAPGGKTTHLATLMNDQGEVIAMDKIANKVKKIKQNAELLQLNCIKAFCYDGTKALSVEKREDEQEGPPFLPESFDRILLDAPCSGMGQRPNMAYSSTLKEVTSYQPLQRKLFTVAVKLLKPGGVLVYSTCTITLSENEEQVAWALKTFPCLQLQPQEPHIGGEGMRGAGLSLDQLKLLQRFDPSAVTLQGMDINSLQDSREDDLISLANKDCIGFFIAKFSKSNSK, from the exons ATGAAAGCTGGAGATCTGGTCTCAGTGTATTCAGATATTGAAGGGAAATGTAAAAAAGGAGCCAAAGAATTTGAAGGAGTCAAAGTTTTCCTTGGAAATGGGATTTCAAAACTGAGTCGCAGTGAAATCTTTAGTTCAAGTGGCCCATTGAA tggGATGGGCATAAGAATGATAGAGCCAGTCTACCTTAGTCCTTCGTTTGACAATGTGCTCCCTAGTCATTTGTTTTTACAG AACTTGCCTTCTGTGGTTGTGAGCCATATTTTAAACCCTCAACCAGGAGAGAGAATTTTGGATATGTGTGCTGCACCTGGAGGAAAAACAACCCATCTTGCAACATTAATGAATGACCAG ggtGAAGTAATAGCCATGGACAAGATAGCTAACAAAGtcaaaaaaattaagcagaatgCTGAATTGCTACAGCTGAATTGCATTAAGGCCTTTTGCTATGATGGAACAAAGGCACTTTCAGTTGAGAAGAGAGAGGATGAACAAG AAGGACCTCCATTCTTACCAGAGTCATTTGATCGAATTCTTCTTGATGCTCCATGTAGTGGGATGGGACAGAGACCAAACATGGCTTATTCCTCGACTTTAAAGGAAGTGACCTCTTATCAGCCACTACAGCGCAAGCTTTTCACTGTG GCAGTGAAATTACTGAAGCCAGGAGGTGTTTTAGTATATAGTACATGTACAATTACACTCTCTGAAAATGAGGAGCAAGTTGCTTGGGCCCTGAAAACTTTTCCATGCCTCCAGCTTCAGCCACAG GAACCTCACATTGGAGGAGAAGGCATGAGAGGAGCTGGACTGTCACTTGATCAGTtgaagctgctgcagagatTTGATCCATCTGCTGTGACGTTGCAAGGAATGGATATCAATTCTTTGCAAGATTCCAGGGAAGATGATCTGATTTCACTGGCAAATAAGGACTGTATAGGattttttattgcaaaatttAGTAAATCGAACAGTAAATAA